Proteins found in one bacterium genomic segment:
- a CDS encoding DUF3160 domain-containing protein has protein sequence MKRHTILAALPIVLWVRFASAQMLADIRAEVATAFGVYHPYLVTVQPSLPPVAVAPDFSNVVNFNQFAFTASEANLLRQNHFVVSPRRSQGGTGYREMYDIYNEARELGFPILVTTDAMLHTFHLVFDRVLKTCEEQRFYGWLEALLAALYEESRAQQTAATDTLAQWALWRNLEYLNVARRLLDSTYVPAATIGLYQQELDLIRQHLPFTPSPIFEYDEDYTQYIVRGHYTQSDSLRHYFQSMMWLGRMTFDRDSLKFSLSAILLTQALYRTQVNGRPSFAVWDDIYQPTVFFVGKSDDIGPEQYLQIANEVYGQNYLDSPPNQLADRNLLSQFGQMAQALPGPKIEYPGQPAGFRIMGQRFIPDSYVLDELVFDKLPDLRVMPTGLDVMAVLGSARALELLQQTPDWTMFPSYPVKLDSLRREFANYADTTWAQNVYWNWLYCLMPLLYPKGEGYPDWMQTAAWLDKDLLAALGSWAELRHDTILYAKQSGTETGMKPEAVGKQGYVEPNPHLYARLAALTLFMQTGLASRDLLFPQFATSLQRLHNVLTQLQAISEKELEGRPLSAEDYATILTIGNALEEIVEFAERSAGGPRPDNKDAMPVIADVHTDANSGTVLEEGVGYPYCVYAICSIAGQLVIARGAGFSHHEFVWPSTDRLTDEAWREMLQTNAPPPPQWSASFLAEVDWQNPQPDFYYWRASGLLPMPIVLLHSDTVSIGRPVYAEIASYSTTALRVWIATAAGQQAIADSLALFEPGRVIAKVETNGLHAGPAWLVVEAPAPANLTGEALMVYRAGFHLAPTSVVAAPSDQERPQVFALWPSMPNPCNATTTITFDLPKAAGVELVVVDLAGRVVRSLVHGILSAGRHRLLWDGCDAGRRRLARGVYFVRLQAGKEVMARKVLMLQ, from the coding sequence ATGAAAAGGCACACCATTCTTGCAGCGCTGCCAATCGTTCTTTGGGTTCGTTTTGCCAGCGCCCAAATGCTGGCGGATATCCGCGCCGAGGTTGCAACGGCCTTCGGAGTTTATCATCCCTATCTTGTCACGGTGCAGCCTTCGCTTCCGCCGGTGGCAGTGGCGCCCGACTTCAGCAACGTGGTCAACTTCAATCAGTTTGCTTTCACCGCGAGTGAGGCAAACCTGTTGCGGCAGAATCACTTTGTTGTTTCGCCGCGGCGGTCACAGGGCGGAACGGGCTACCGCGAGATGTATGACATTTACAATGAGGCGCGGGAGCTCGGATTTCCCATTCTCGTCACCACCGACGCGATGCTGCACACCTTTCATCTGGTGTTTGACCGCGTACTGAAGACTTGTGAAGAGCAGCGATTTTACGGCTGGCTGGAGGCGCTGCTCGCCGCCCTGTACGAGGAAAGCCGGGCGCAACAGACTGCTGCCACCGACACCCTCGCCCAGTGGGCGCTGTGGCGCAACCTCGAGTATCTGAATGTCGCGCGCCGTCTGCTGGACAGCACCTATGTGCCTGCGGCAACAATCGGACTTTATCAGCAAGAGCTTGACCTGATCAGGCAGCATCTGCCATTTACACCCTCGCCCATTTTCGAATATGATGAAGATTACACGCAGTACATCGTCCGCGGGCATTACACCCAATCCGACTCTTTGCGCCACTATTTTCAGAGCATGATGTGGCTGGGACGCATGACGTTTGACCGGGACAGCTTGAAATTCAGTCTGAGCGCAATTCTCCTGACCCAGGCGCTTTATCGCACCCAGGTGAATGGCCGGCCCAGCTTCGCAGTGTGGGATGACATCTATCAGCCCACGGTTTTCTTTGTCGGCAAAAGTGACGACATTGGTCCGGAGCAATACCTGCAAATTGCCAATGAAGTTTATGGCCAGAATTATCTCGACTCCCCCCCCAATCAGTTAGCGGATCGCAACCTGCTCTCGCAATTTGGCCAGATGGCGCAGGCGTTGCCCGGGCCGAAAATTGAATATCCCGGCCAGCCTGCAGGATTTCGTATCATGGGACAGCGTTTTATTCCGGATTCTTATGTTTTGGACGAGCTGGTATTCGACAAGCTCCCGGATCTGCGTGTCATGCCCACAGGCCTCGATGTCATGGCCGTGCTCGGTTCGGCACGCGCGCTGGAGTTGCTGCAACAAACACCGGATTGGACGATGTTTCCAAGTTATCCTGTCAAGCTGGATTCGTTGCGCCGTGAATTTGCCAATTACGCGGACACGACGTGGGCGCAAAATGTCTACTGGAATTGGCTGTATTGCTTAATGCCGCTGTTATATCCAAAAGGTGAAGGCTATCCCGATTGGATGCAAACCGCTGCCTGGCTTGACAAAGACCTGTTGGCCGCTCTCGGTTCTTGGGCCGAGCTGCGCCACGACACGATTCTTTATGCCAAGCAAAGCGGCACTGAAACCGGGATGAAACCGGAAGCGGTTGGCAAGCAAGGATACGTTGAGCCGAATCCCCATTTGTATGCGCGCCTGGCTGCTTTGACACTTTTCATGCAAACTGGGCTGGCCAGCCGGGATCTGCTCTTTCCACAATTCGCAACCAGCCTGCAACGCCTGCACAACGTGCTGACCCAACTGCAGGCGATTTCAGAAAAGGAGTTGGAAGGTCGTCCGCTGTCTGCAGAAGATTACGCAACGATCCTGACGATCGGAAATGCCTTGGAGGAGATCGTGGAATTTGCGGAGCGGTCAGCCGGCGGGCCGCGCCCGGACAACAAAGATGCCATGCCGGTCATCGCGGATGTGCATACGGATGCCAACAGCGGCACGGTCTTGGAGGAAGGCGTGGGCTATCCCTATTGCGTATATGCGATCTGTTCCATCGCCGGGCAATTGGTGATCGCCAGAGGCGCCGGTTTTTCCCATCATGAGTTCGTCTGGCCGTCCACCGACCGCTTGACGGATGAAGCGTGGCGAGAGATGCTGCAAACCAATGCCCCTCCGCCGCCGCAATGGAGCGCCAGCTTTCTTGCCGAGGTGGACTGGCAGAATCCGCAGCCGGACTTTTACTATTGGCGAGCCTCGGGGCTGCTGCCAATGCCCATCGTGCTCTTGCATTCCGACACTGTGTCGATCGGCCGGCCGGTTTACGCGGAGATTGCGTCCTACAGCACAACAGCGCTGCGCGTGTGGATTGCAACGGCTGCCGGTCAGCAGGCCATTGCCGATTCGCTGGCGTTGTTCGAACCGGGAAGAGTGATTGCAAAGGTGGAGACCAACGGGTTGCACGCAGGGCCGGCTTGGCTGGTGGTGGAGGCCCCGGCCCCGGCGAACTTGACCGGTGAGGCTTTGATGGTTTACCGCGCGGGTTTCCATCTCGCGCCCACCAGTGTGGTGGCTGCGCCGTCGGATCAAGAGAGGCCGCAAGTTTTTGCGCTGTGGCCGTCCATGCCGAATCCTTGCAACGCTACGACGACGATCACTTTTGATTTGCCGAAGGCGGCTGGCGTCGAACTGGTCGTAGTTGACCTGGCGGGTCGCGTTGTGCGCAGCCTGGTCCACGGCATACTGTCAGCCGGCCGGCATCGCCTGCTTTGGGACGGCTGCGACGCCGGCCGGCGCAGGCTCGCCCGCGGTGTCTACTTCGTGCGGCTGCAGGCAGGCAAAGAAGTGATGGCGCGAAAAGTCCTCATGCTGCAATGA
- a CDS encoding uracil-DNA glycosylase family protein, whose product MRVNRCVGCTKFPCADVKHECFAIPNIEVKPDEVSIIMISEAAPENPKDYYYAKGDSLFQRTTVQAFNDAGAEVKTMRDILDLGVYLTTAVKCGKTGYGIKAGTIAECSRILEKELALFPNVEVFMFMGDVAIKAINCIAKRAGEGSVIPAGSTYKIRGQKYYFRGKRAFPSYLQAGPSFFIEKSKRRMIAEDIAAALGLVRKRT is encoded by the coding sequence ATGCGAGTGAACAGATGCGTGGGATGCACCAAGTTTCCGTGCGCTGATGTCAAGCACGAGTGTTTTGCCATCCCCAACATCGAGGTGAAACCGGACGAGGTTTCCATCATCATGATCTCAGAGGCGGCGCCCGAGAATCCCAAGGATTATTACTATGCCAAAGGAGATTCTCTTTTTCAGAGGACTACTGTGCAAGCATTCAACGATGCCGGCGCCGAGGTCAAAACCATGCGCGACATTCTCGATTTGGGCGTGTATCTCACCACGGCGGTGAAATGCGGCAAAACGGGATACGGCATTAAAGCCGGCACCATCGCAGAATGCTCACGCATTTTGGAGAAAGAACTGGCGCTGTTCCCCAATGTCGAAGTGTTCATGTTCATGGGCGACGTCGCGATCAAGGCCATCAACTGCATCGCCAAGCGGGCTGGAGAAGGCAGTGTGATTCCGGCTGGCTCCACGTACAAGATTCGCGGCCAGAAATACTACTTTCGCGGCAAGCGAGCTTTCCCGTCCTATCTGCAAGCCGGGCCGAGCTTCTTCATCGAGAAGAGCAAGCGCAGAATGATCGCGGAAGACATTGCCGCCGCGCTTGGTCTCGTGCGAAAAAGAACATGA
- a CDS encoding DUF3795 domain-containing protein — translation MAELIAYCGLACHTCPIYLATRQENEAEQRRMRAEIARLLKEQYGMNYQPEEINDCDGCRTKNGRLFSGCKRCLIRECASEKMLDNCAYCTEYACERLEVFFSLEPSAKARLLDMRQSIFAGIKSPHSIGRD, via the coding sequence ATGGCCGAGCTCATCGCTTACTGCGGTTTAGCCTGCCACACGTGTCCGATCTATCTGGCAACCAGGCAGGAAAATGAAGCAGAACAACGAAGAATGCGGGCTGAAATTGCTCGACTGCTAAAGGAACAATATGGGATGAATTATCAGCCGGAAGAGATCAACGATTGTGACGGCTGTCGCACGAAAAATGGTAGACTATTTTCGGGGTGCAAGCGCTGCCTTATTCGGGAGTGTGCAAGTGAGAAGATGCTTGACAACTGTGCCTATTGCACGGAATATGCCTGCGAGCGGCTTGAGGTGTTTTTCAGTTTGGAACCAAGTGCCAAGGCACGCTTGCTTGACATGAGGCAGAGCATTTTTGCCGGAATCAAATCACCTCATTCAATCGGAAGGGACTGA
- a CDS encoding transglutaminase-like domain-containing protein: MTHGSCQHDKFIEPAEIERKESVKQTEVARRTFAVMMKIHFLFTLLMGFSILSQIACSSESNNDDHQGRQNLSESKDNVLAYYSAQSAITDAGEFVHLYEDISSEVSQIVKAVQGVIIGSDHAGALGFELPRKRRQHEENLRKVEDMLKCITAMDDRALVELRPPDKRLIGSCRHFAVLTCSLLRHKKIPARARGGFETHHSPVRHHDHWICEYWNPTQRRWVQVDAEMDSDLKQKWHIDFDPLDLPAGTFMTGAEAWQRCRKGELNPKQFGVGGGANEWIGGWNFVLSELLLDLMALNKFELLPWDTNRLSEKEVSQLSESEYALLDSVAQLINEGDNSFPEVRRLYETNSSLRMPWYWRP, encoded by the coding sequence TTGACGCATGGGAGTTGCCAGCATGATAAATTCATAGAGCCGGCAGAAATCGAACGCAAGGAATCTGTAAAACAGACGGAAGTCGCGCGCCGAACTTTTGCTGTCATGATGAAAATACACTTCCTTTTCACGCTATTAATGGGATTCTCAATACTATCCCAAATCGCGTGTTCGTCCGAATCAAATAATGATGATCATCAGGGCAGGCAAAACTTGTCAGAGAGCAAAGACAACGTGCTGGCGTATTACTCTGCTCAGAGCGCGATTACCGATGCGGGAGAATTTGTACATTTATACGAAGACATTTCCAGCGAGGTATCACAAATCGTCAAAGCCGTGCAAGGTGTGATTATTGGAAGTGACCACGCCGGGGCGCTGGGGTTTGAGCTTCCCAGAAAACGACGACAGCACGAAGAGAATTTGCGCAAAGTCGAAGACATGCTCAAGTGCATTACGGCAATGGATGATCGAGCGCTCGTCGAATTGCGTCCGCCTGACAAACGTTTGATCGGAAGCTGCCGGCATTTCGCCGTGCTCACCTGCTCGTTGTTAAGGCACAAAAAGATACCGGCACGCGCCCGAGGCGGATTTGAAACACATCACTCGCCTGTCCGTCATCATGACCACTGGATTTGCGAGTATTGGAATCCGACCCAGCGGCGGTGGGTCCAAGTTGACGCGGAAATGGACAGCGATCTGAAACAGAAGTGGCACATTGATTTTGACCCCCTCGATTTGCCGGCAGGCACCTTCATGACCGGCGCCGAGGCATGGCAGCGGTGCCGCAAAGGAGAACTGAATCCCAAACAATTTGGAGTTGGCGGAGGAGCAAATGAGTGGATAGGAGGATGGAACTTCGTTTTGTCAGAACTACTTCTTGACCTCATGGCGCTGAACAAGTTTGAGCTTCTCCCATGGGATACGAATAGGCTTTCAGAAAAAGAGGTCAGCCAATTGAGCGAGAGCGAATATGCTCTGCTCGACAGTGTTGCTCAACTCATTAATGAGGGTGACAATTCATTTCCGGAAGTCCGCCGGCTTTATGAAACGAATTCTTCCCTGCGGATGCCGTGGTATTGGCGACCGTAG
- a CDS encoding DUF3795 domain-containing protein — protein sequence MKKSQSGPCGLYCGACGALDCDGCRSDRVDDWVKQCSFRQCAREKNIDFCCFCLDYPCEALHEFMNDKWPHHWTMQPNLECIKKNGVEKWLLAQQQEWSCKSCAAAIYWYQKRCRCGQQLDAWELPA from the coding sequence ATGAAAAAATCACAATCTGGCCCCTGCGGCCTTTATTGCGGTGCCTGCGGGGCCCTGGACTGCGATGGCTGTCGGAGTGACCGGGTGGATGATTGGGTGAAACAATGTTCGTTCCGGCAATGCGCCAGGGAAAAGAACATTGATTTCTGCTGTTTTTGCCTCGACTATCCCTGCGAGGCGCTGCATGAATTCATGAACGACAAATGGCCGCACCACTGGACGATGCAACCGAATCTCGAGTGCATCAAGAAGAACGGCGTCGAGAAATGGCTGCTGGCGCAACAGCAGGAATGGTCATGCAAAAGCTGTGCTGCGGCCATCTACTGGTATCAGAAACGGTGCCGTTGTGGGCAGCAGCTTGACGCATGGGAGTTGCCAGCATGA
- a CDS encoding T9SS type A sorting domain-containing protein has product MEETFTAANSQKIEVLYVSEILKMKRHQLVFILFVMHCSFGGLFAQGKTYEGPDDPAGDIAAERAGYLTGDRVFLYFRNTTELSDWPRPDVSRWPNNANGTKMLNGVGFMIGARVYVEHDSIPVTDPAVISSRTDLDTLYFLQTSYREEMDRDPTGTVEWGFYPVFGYFNALHDKPAMSNDPRSWPPNGWPSRDDALIWPGEWNGRFGRGVQYADLETYFVVNDAHDQEYLGVQDRIKYYPRPGVRIGDIHPEYCTIQRGKPWGGLGIRAEVRGFQWNHEAVRDIIFWEYKIANISDYDLPEIAVGFWIDSGIGGDSADDELGHFDTLIDMVYSWDVNGIGNGGLPTGTFGLALLETPGLSFDQRDNDDDGLVDEKRDNVATRVIGPQEGIADLAKFLAHYNLTLENLRDHWDADEDQDWDDGNDANANGKYDLDEDAGDDVGLDGIGPGDLNYGGPDAGECNHRPDFSEGLGGEPDFAATDVSESDMIGLTAVGMFPMPSHASEYHWFRGDKSMWELIGEDSLVSYSGNISNLILTCGSGPFALHKGREERVSVAMVHAYDALEGLNSNSHAAPNLFQLKHAAQKIYENDYRFDGFPSGIVAFPRGASVPARCELLQNHPNPFNPATQIRYQLPQTANVVIAIYDVLGQEVRSLVTVASQAAGYYGVEWDGRDDTGSVLPSGIYFCKMVVKSSEGEELLQQIRKMVLVR; this is encoded by the coding sequence GTGGAAGAGACGTTCACGGCAGCGAATAGCCAAAAAATCGAAGTTCTCTATGTCTCGGAGATCCTGAAAATGAAGCGGCATCAACTTGTATTTATCTTGTTCGTCATGCACTGCTCGTTCGGCGGATTGTTCGCCCAAGGAAAAACCTACGAAGGTCCGGACGATCCGGCAGGTGACATTGCCGCCGAACGCGCAGGCTATTTGACCGGCGATCGCGTCTTTCTCTATTTTCGCAACACGACGGAACTTTCCGACTGGCCCCGTCCGGACGTCTCACGATGGCCGAATAATGCCAATGGCACCAAGATGCTGAACGGCGTTGGGTTCATGATCGGCGCCAGAGTATATGTCGAGCATGATTCGATTCCTGTAACGGATCCGGCCGTTATCAGCTCGCGAACGGACCTTGATACGCTCTATTTTCTGCAAACCAGTTACCGCGAAGAAATGGATCGCGATCCAACCGGCACGGTCGAATGGGGTTTCTATCCGGTATTCGGCTACTTCAATGCGCTCCACGACAAGCCTGCCATGAGCAACGATCCGCGCTCGTGGCCGCCAAATGGTTGGCCTTCTCGAGACGATGCGCTTATCTGGCCCGGCGAGTGGAATGGGCGCTTTGGCAGAGGCGTGCAGTATGCCGACCTCGAGACGTACTTTGTGGTCAATGACGCCCATGATCAGGAATATTTGGGCGTGCAGGATAGAATCAAATATTATCCTCGTCCGGGCGTTCGAATTGGCGATATACACCCCGAGTATTGTACCATTCAGCGCGGCAAACCTTGGGGAGGACTGGGCATTCGTGCCGAGGTGCGCGGCTTCCAATGGAACCATGAGGCCGTCCGTGATATCATCTTTTGGGAATACAAGATCGCCAATATCTCAGATTACGATTTGCCCGAAATCGCCGTTGGCTTTTGGATTGATAGTGGTATTGGCGGCGACAGTGCGGACGACGAGCTTGGCCACTTTGACACGCTGATCGATATGGTCTATTCGTGGGATGTCAATGGAATCGGGAATGGTGGTTTGCCCACGGGTACGTTTGGCCTCGCGTTATTGGAAACGCCCGGGCTTTCTTTCGACCAACGCGATAATGATGACGATGGCTTGGTTGACGAAAAAAGAGACAATGTCGCGACGCGGGTTATTGGACCTCAGGAAGGAATTGCCGATCTGGCGAAGTTCCTGGCGCACTACAATCTAACATTGGAAAACCTTCGCGACCACTGGGACGCCGACGAAGACCAGGATTGGGATGATGGCAATGACGCGAATGCGAACGGCAAATACGATTTGGACGAAGATGCCGGAGATGATGTGGGCCTGGATGGTATTGGCCCGGGCGATTTGAACTATGGCGGGCCGGATGCAGGCGAATGTAATCACCGCCCCGACTTTTCGGAAGGTTTGGGAGGTGAGCCTGATTTTGCTGCTACGGATGTTTCTGAATCGGACATGATCGGCTTGACGGCAGTCGGGATGTTTCCGATGCCGAGTCACGCTTCGGAATATCATTGGTTCCGGGGCGACAAATCGATGTGGGAATTGATCGGTGAGGACTCACTGGTCAGCTATTCCGGCAACATCTCTAATTTGATTCTGACATGTGGATCGGGGCCGTTTGCACTTCATAAGGGGCGCGAAGAACGGGTCTCGGTGGCAATGGTGCATGCCTACGATGCTCTGGAAGGCCTCAATTCCAATTCACATGCCGCGCCAAATCTATTTCAACTGAAGCACGCGGCGCAAAAGATTTATGAAAATGACTACCGTTTCGATGGTTTTCCGTCTGGTATCGTGGCCTTTCCCCGGGGAGCTTCTGTACCTGCTCGCTGCGAGCTATTGCAGAATCATCCCAACCCATTCAATCCCGCCACGCAAATTCGATATCAATTGCCCCAGACAGCAAATGTTGTCATAGCGATCTACGACGTACTGGGACAAGAAGTGCGGAGCTTGGTAACCGTTGCATCCCAAGCCGCCGGCTATTACGGAGTGGAGTGGGATGGCCGCGATGATACCGGCTCTGTGCTGCCGAGTGGAATTTATTTCTGCAAAATGGTTGTCAAATCATCCGAAGGAGAAGAGCTGTTGCAGCAAATCCGAAAGATGGTTCTGGTGAGATAA
- a CDS encoding MTH938/NDUFAF3 family protein, whose protein sequence is MLLTIENNRFGAITIAGKTHAHGVLICLSEDIKNRQPKLAKRVCGTSHILSLDEAKYIYEKGCEVMIAGSGQHDSRRLSPEAGANFKKRACEVIVRGTPTAGRTFNLTKSRKIGVFHVTR, encoded by the coding sequence ATGCTTCTCACCATCGAAAACAACCGATTCGGCGCGATCACCATCGCCGGAAAGACTCATGCGCATGGCGTGCTCATTTGCCTGTCGGAAGACATCAAGAACCGCCAGCCGAAACTTGCCAAGCGAGTCTGCGGAACTTCGCACATTTTGTCTTTGGACGAGGCGAAGTACATCTACGAAAAGGGCTGCGAAGTGATGATAGCTGGCTCCGGCCAGCACGATTCACGCCGGCTTTCGCCGGAGGCGGGTGCCAATTTCAAGAAAAGAGCTTGCGAAGTGATCGTGCGAGGGACACCCACGGCTGGCCGGACTTTCAATCTGACCAAGAGCAGGAAGATCGGAGTGTTTCATGTGACTCGTTGA
- a CDS encoding DUF72 domain-containing protein, translating into MRKAKAQFLVGTSGWSYPEWQGIFYPEAWPKRRWFEYYAKKFATVEVNATFYRTFKDQTYHQWREQAPAAFRYVLKVPRFITHRKHLIDAEEEIRSFWRSASLLADKLGLILLQLAPNSAYDPDRLKQALLAFGDSRKVVVEFRDQKWLTEEIKDLLKETGAVFCAVDSPKSELVDWVTSEVAYVRLHGRRQWYNYEYALPELREIATVARRMATLGAAKVYIFFNNDVNGYAPRNASALLQMLTAE; encoded by the coding sequence ATGCGCAAAGCAAAAGCACAATTCCTCGTCGGCACTTCCGGCTGGTCCTACCCAGAGTGGCAGGGAATCTTCTATCCTGAAGCATGGCCGAAGCGCCGGTGGTTTGAATACTATGCCAAGAAATTCGCAACCGTTGAAGTGAATGCAACATTCTATCGGACGTTCAAGGATCAGACTTATCACCAATGGCGCGAACAGGCACCGGCAGCATTCCGTTACGTGTTGAAGGTTCCCAGATTCATCACGCATCGCAAGCACCTCATAGACGCGGAAGAGGAAATCAGGAGTTTTTGGCGATCGGCCTCACTGCTCGCAGACAAGCTGGGTTTGATTCTTCTGCAGCTTGCGCCCAACTCGGCGTATGATCCGGACCGGCTCAAGCAAGCACTTCTCGCTTTTGGCGATTCCAGAAAAGTCGTAGTGGAGTTTCGTGACCAAAAATGGCTCACCGAGGAAATCAAGGACTTGCTCAAGGAAACTGGTGCGGTTTTCTGCGCCGTCGATTCTCCGAAGAGCGAGCTAGTGGACTGGGTCACTTCCGAAGTCGCTTATGTCCGCCTGCATGGACGCCGGCAGTGGTACAACTACGAGTACGCCCTTCCGGAATTGCGCGAGATTGCGACCGTGGCCCGGAGAATGGCGACGCTGGGAGCGGCCAAAGTCTACATTTTTTTCAACAACGATGTCAATGGCTACGCTCCGCGAAATGCGTCGGCGCTCTTGCAGATGCTGACGGCGGAATAG
- a CDS encoding protein kinase, with protein sequence MKLKRIVALRFVPPEFTRAPEVKALFIHEAQAASALDHRNICSVHEFSETADGRLFIVIAYYDGERLKKKVARGQLSVDSAIDIAMQIAQGLAKVHENGLVHGDIKPGSVMITKDGVIKILDFGLAKLGDQGGLARAGTAIRTVAYMSPEQAQGEAVDHRTDIWSLGVMLYEMLTGQLPFKGDYEQAVVYSILNETPRPATSLRANVPQELESIINKCLAKKATDRYQQINELLLDLRALQTPPASRARQRPFAPDSQRRRRLVWYAAGLVVLALVIWIFLLQRDAGPTDRKSIAVLPFVNLGTSHEDEYFSDGITEDVITELAKIADLKVISRTSVMKYKGVYRSIRDIGRELDVATVLEGSVRRSGKQVRVAAQLIDAHDEGHLWAEVYDEEMTEIFAIQSDIARQIAGALKARLSSAESGQAAKKPTTDITAYDFYLKGREYYYRHDRKSYEMAGSLFVKALEQDSGYALAYAGLADACAQRDLLDSAIVLSQRAITLDPNLAEGYKALGLAYYYKGWLHKSLEASLHAIKLNANHFPATVNVGWVLLETDPVAALPWLKKAFVLAPTSASAASALGVAYMSLADKVNAEKWFQKSVELAPDYLRSYQRLWQLYLEEGQSQAAEIIRRKILAVAPNYFQVLCLSPLLQQDYQQAMSCFDKTIAGNPAFQSLELAYVYLKTGRENEAGKMFDRFAANCQARIAAGNERGWPRYDLARIHAARHQKAEFYHWLEQAIAAGWLEYRWALIDPLLENVHTEARFQEMVAQVAAKIDQMRRQAQLAEEKK encoded by the coding sequence TTGAAACTCAAGCGCATTGTTGCGCTCAGATTTGTCCCGCCTGAATTTACTCGTGCTCCCGAAGTGAAAGCGCTTTTCATTCATGAAGCGCAAGCGGCTTCGGCGCTGGATCATCGCAACATCTGCTCTGTTCATGAATTTAGCGAAACAGCGGATGGGCGTCTCTTCATCGTCATCGCTTATTATGATGGCGAAAGGCTGAAAAAGAAAGTAGCTCGTGGCCAGCTGTCAGTGGACAGCGCCATTGATATTGCTATGCAGATTGCGCAGGGACTGGCAAAGGTGCATGAAAATGGCCTTGTCCATGGCGATATCAAGCCCGGCAGCGTAATGATCACCAAAGATGGTGTGATAAAAATACTGGATTTCGGCCTTGCCAAATTAGGTGATCAGGGAGGGCTGGCCAGGGCTGGCACGGCTATTCGCACGGTAGCTTATATGTCTCCGGAGCAGGCGCAGGGTGAAGCCGTGGATCATCGCACAGACATCTGGTCCTTGGGCGTGATGTTGTATGAAATGCTCACCGGACAGTTGCCGTTCAAGGGCGATTATGAACAGGCGGTGGTGTATTCCATTCTCAACGAAACTCCCCGGCCGGCTACCAGTCTGCGCGCAAACGTTCCCCAAGAACTTGAAAGCATCATTAACAAGTGCCTTGCCAAGAAAGCAACCGATCGCTACCAGCAGATCAACGAATTGCTTTTGGACTTGCGCGCCCTGCAAACGCCGCCCGCTTCCCGCGCCCGGCAGCGGCCTTTCGCACCGGACTCACAACGCCGCAGACGCCTGGTTTGGTACGCTGCCGGCTTGGTTGTGCTCGCCCTCGTCATCTGGATTTTTCTGTTGCAACGTGACGCCGGTCCGACTGATCGAAAATCCATCGCCGTTCTTCCCTTCGTCAATCTTGGCACCAGCCACGAAGACGAGTACTTCAGTGATGGCATCACGGAAGATGTCATCACTGAGCTTGCCAAGATTGCCGATCTGAAGGTGATTTCCAGAACTTCCGTGATGAAGTATAAGGGTGTCTATCGCAGCATTCGTGACATCGGCAGGGAGCTTGATGTTGCCACGGTACTCGAAGGAAGTGTCAGACGCTCGGGCAAGCAGGTGCGGGTCGCCGCCCAGTTGATCGATGCACACGACGAAGGCCATCTCTGGGCGGAAGTCTACGATGAAGAAATGACGGAGATCTTTGCCATTCAGAGTGATATTGCCCGGCAGATTGCCGGCGCGCTCAAGGCCAGGCTCTCCTCTGCGGAAAGCGGCCAGGCCGCGAAAAAGCCCACCACAGATATTACCGCATATGATTTCTATCTCAAAGGCCGCGAGTACTACTATCGCCATGATCGCAAATCCTACGAAATGGCCGGCAGTCTCTTCGTCAAAGCGCTCGAGCAGGACTCGGGGTATGCGCTCGCGTATGCCGGACTCGCCGATGCTTGCGCGCAGAGGGATTTGCTCGATTCAGCCATTGTGCTGAGCCAACGCGCGATCACGCTGGATCCGAACTTGGCGGAAGGATACAAGGCGCTGGGGCTTGCCTACTACTACAAGGGATGGCTGCACAAATCCCTGGAAGCCAGCCTGCACGCGATCAAGCTGAATGCCAATCACTTTCCCGCCACAGTCAATGTGGGCTGGGTGCTGCTGGAAACAGACCCCGTTGCCGCGCTGCCCTGGCTGAAAAAGGCATTCGTGTTGGCTCCGACTTCGGCAAGTGCGGCGAGCGCCCTTGGCGTAGCCTATATGAGCTTGGCTGACAAGGTCAATGCTGAGAAATGGTTCCAGAAGTCCGTGGAACTGGCGCCGGATTATCTCAGGAGTTATCAACGACTGTGGCAACTCTACCTGGAGGAAGGGCAATCACAAGCCGCCGAAATCATCCGGAGGAAGATACTCGCGGTCGCGCCGAACTATTTCCAAGTTTTGTGTTTGTCGCCTCTGCTGCAGCAGGATTATCAGCAGGCCATGAGTTGTTTTGACAAAACCATCGCGGGTAATCCGGCATTTCAGTCGCTGGAGCTCGCGTATGTCTACCTGAAGACCGGGAGGGAGAATGAAGCCGGCAAGATGTTCGATCGTTTTGCCGCGAACTGCCAGGCGCGAATCGCTGCGGGGAATGAAAGGGGCTGGCCGCGCTATGATCTGGCACGCATCCATGCAGCGCGCCACCAGAAGGCAGAGTTTTATCACTGGCTCGAGCAAGCAATCGCTGCCGGCTGGCTGGAGTATCGTTGGGCATTGATTGATCCCCTGCTGGAGAACGTGCACACGGAGGCGCGCTTCCAGGAGATGGTGGCCCAGGTCGCAGCGAAAATCGATCAAATGCGTCGCCAGGCGCAATTGGCAGAAGAGAAAAAATAG